Proteins found in one Mangifera indica cultivar Alphonso chromosome 15, CATAS_Mindica_2.1, whole genome shotgun sequence genomic segment:
- the LOC123197232 gene encoding xyloglucan galactosyltransferase XLT2-like — MNTRVFLSSLYYFILVPEMLPNPRSLQFFSRRFFIYIFSLRQPTSQSPYFPVNLAGNMMLPLSNPLSPEPTKRLKSTESDRKNSYNSLLQSPLSLHNPRSWLLISILSLQTILFIMLRSTSVSFTARQVAEQPTSTTTSNIHGTVKLIPYQMPQQHKHQHEGQQEHQTQKEQSESNISATISMSAEQCSSGRIFVYDMPKPFNQDLLENCHELSPWGSRCEMLINGGFGRSATDLNGVVPANLIPAWHWTDQFVSEIIFHNRLLNHKCRTLEAESATAFYIPFYAGLAAGKYLWSHSNAKDRDYHCEMMLRWVRDQPYFNRSNGWDHFITMGRISWDFRRSKDEDWGSGCIHRPGMRNVTRLLIERNPWDYFDVGVPYPTGFHPRSDSDISQWQNFVRNRNRSTLFCFAGGTRGKIKNDFRGQLLSHCKEESEYCKVVNCAGTRCSNGTSAILETFLDSDFCLQPRGDSFTRRSIFDCMVAGSIPVFFWKRSAYYQYQWFLPGDPASYSVFIDRNAVINGTTSVRSVLESYSKEEVKKMRNQVINYIPNFVYAKHREGLKTIKDAFDVAIDGVLRRFKEQEEWGYKW; from the coding sequence ATGAACACACGTGTCTTTCTGTCATCCCTCTATTACTTCATTCTTGTACCTGAAATGCTCCCAAACCCCCGCAGCCTACAATTTTTCTCTCGCcgctttttcatttatattttttcccttcGCCAACCGACATCGCAGTCGCCATATTTTCCGGTTAATCTCGCCGGAAATATGATGCTTCCGTTATCTAACCCTTTGTCACCTGAACCAACTAAACGACTAAAAAGCACCGAGTCGGATCGGAAAAATTCTTACAATTCGTTGCTGCAATCACCTCTATCACTCCACAACCCTCGCTCATGGCTTCTAATCTCCATCCTCTCTCTCCAGACGATTCTCTTCATAATGCTCCGTTCCACCTCTGTTTCTTTCACCGCCCGCCAAGTCGCCGAACAACCAACCTCTACAACGACCTCCAATATCCACGGCACCGTCAAGCTTATTCCGTATCAGATGCCACAACAGCATAAACATCAACATGAAGGGCAACAAGAGCATCAAACGCAAAAAGAGCAATCTGAGTCCAATATTTCAGCCACAATTTCGATGTCAGCAGAGCAATGCAGCTCCGGGAGAATCTTTGTGTACGATATGCCAAAGCCTTTCAACCAAGACTTATTAGAAAACTGTCATGAATTAAGCCCATGGGGTTCTCGTTGTGAAATGCTGATAAATGGCGGCTTTGGTCGTAGTGCAACTGACTTAAACGGCGTCGTACCGGCTAATTTAATTCCCGCCTGGCACTGGACCGATCAGTTTGTATCGGAGATTATCTTCCACAATAGGCTGTTAAACCATAAGTGTAGAACCTTAGAGGCGGAATCAGCTACGGCGTTCTACATACCTTTCTACGCTGGACTTGCGGCGGGGAAATACTTGTGGTCGCATTCAAACGCCAAGGACCGTGATTATCACTGCGAGATGATGCTTCGTTGGGTACGGGATCAACCCTACTTCAATCGATCCAACGGCTGGGATCATTTCATCACCATGGGGAGAATCTCGTGGGATTTTAGACGGTCCAAAGACGAAGACTGGGGCTCCGGTTGCATTCACAGGCCAGGTATGAGAAACGTTACTCGTCTTCTGATTGAACGCAATCCGTGGGACTATTTTGATGTCGGTGTACCTTACCCCACTGGATTCCACCCTAGATCCGACTCGGATATCTCGCAGTGGCAGAACTTCGTTCGCAATCGTAACCGTTCAACTCTCTTCTGCTTCGCCGGGGGGACGCGTGGCAAAATCAAGAATGATTTTCGGGGTCAGTTATTGAGTCATTGTAAGGAAGAGTCTGAATATTGCAAAGTCGTCAATTGTGCCGGAACGCGATGCTCCAACGGTACCTCGGCGATTCTCGAAACGTTTCTTGACTCCGATTTTTGCCTGCAACCGAGAGGAGATAGCTTCACCCGCCGGTCTATTTTTGATTGCATGGTGGCCGGTTCGATTCCGGTTTTTTTCTGGAAGCGATCGGCTTATTATCAATACCAGTGGTTTTTACCGGGGGATCCGGCAAGTTACTCGGTTTTTATTGACCGTAACGCCGTGATAAACGGGACGACGTCTGTGCGGTCAGTGCTGGAAAGTTATAGTAAGGAAGAGGTGAAGAAAATGAGGAATCAAGTAATCAATTATATACCGAATTTTGTGTATGCGAAACACCGGGAAGGTTTAAAGACTATAAAAGATGCATTTGATGTGGCCATTGATGGAGTATTGAGGAGGTTCAAGGAACAAGAAGAGTGGGGATACAAGTGGTAA
- the LOC123197429 gene encoding CDGSH iron-sulfur domain-containing protein NEET has translation MASILSMVAAPGFCYSKSPMVGAATVTARPRRLVVVRAEGQGINPDIRKAEEKVVDSVVVTELSKPLTAYCRCWRSGTFPLCDGSHVKHNKATGDNVGPLLLKKQ, from the exons ATGGCGTCAATTTTGAGCATGGTGGCTGCGCCTGGATTCTGTTACAGCAAATCACCGATGGTGGGAGCAGCTACTGTAACGGCGAGGCCTAGGCGCCTGGTGGTTGTGAGGGCGGAGGGTCAGGGTATAAATCCAGATATCAGGAAGGCAGAAGAGAAGGTGGTGGATTCCGTTGTCGTCACAGAACTCTCTAAGCCTCTCACCGCTTATTGCAG ATGTTGGAGGTCAGGAACATTTCCTCTGTGTGATGGATCACATGTAAAGCACAACAAAGCTACTGGGGATAATGTTGGGCCTTTGCTTTTGAAGAAGCAGTAA
- the LOC123197775 gene encoding K(+) efflux antiporter 5-like isoform X1 → MAKRRVPRCAYCLVLILFYARICASIRSDQEIRERFYGNLVNSSGTDAGDGSIAKIIDRVLEKEFPENEQSAGSDGTSFNSSVADQQAVLETVAKITHEKVKRNDTQEANGTRSFQLQDVFSLEQEQSDDATTLIDKKDNVFVMSNKKSKYPVLQVDLRLISDLVVIIVSAAIGGIIFSCLGQPVIVGYLLAGSLVGPGGLKFISEMVQVETFAQFGVVFLLFALGLEFSLAKLRAVGPVAVLGGILQILIFMCLCSITAVLCGAKLSEGIFAGSFLSMSSTAVVVKFLVEQNSNNALHGQVTIGTLIFQDCAVGLLFALLPVLGGSSGPLQGMVSMGKLLLVLSVYLIAASIFSWTFVPRFLKLMIQLSSQTNELYQLAAVAFCLLSAWCSDKLGLSLELGSFIAGVMISTTDFAQHTLDQVEPIRNLFAALFLSSIGMLINVHFLWNHVDILLASVILVIVVKTGVATIVTKLFGYSIRTSFLVGVSLAQIGEFAFVLLSRASNLHLVEGKMYLLLLGTTAFSLVTTPLLFKLIPSVMSLGVLLRLFPSESTPRDEEKSSLIEVHNRIL, encoded by the exons ATGGCGAAACGTAGGGTGCCTCGGTGCGCGTATTGTCTGGTTCTCATTTTGTTTTATGCGCGGATATGTGCGTCCATTAGATCAGATCAAGAGATCAGGGAAAGGTTTTATGGAAATCTTGTGAATTCTTCGGGGACAGATGCAGGAGATGGCAGCATAGCGAAAATTATCGATCGGGTTCTGGAGAAAGAGTTTCCTGAGAATGAGCAGTCTGCTG GATCTGATGGAACAAGCTTCAACAGCAGTGTAGCTGATCAGCAA GCTGTATTGGAGACTGTAGCAAAAATCACTCATGAGAAGGTCAAGAGGAATGATACACAAGAGGCGAA TGGGACACGGTCATTTCAACTTCAAGATGTTTTTTCCCTAGAACAAGAACAATCTGATGATGCAACAACATTGATTGACAAGAAG GATAATGTGTTTGTAATGTCAAACAAGAAATCTAAGTATCCAGTACTTCAAGTAGATTTGAG ATTAATTTCTGATTTGGTGGTTATCATAGTTTCTGCTGCCATTGGTGGAATTATCTTTTCATGTTTGGGACAACCG GTTATTGTGGGCTACCTTCTTGCGGGTTCACTTGTCGGACCAGGGGGGCTAAAATTCATTAGTGAAATGGTGCAG GTTGAAACTTTTGCACAGTTTGGAGTGGTGTTCCTTCTTTTTGCTTTGGGGCTAGAGTTTTCTTTGGCAAAG TTGAGAGCAGTGGGGCCTGTTGCTGTTCTTGGAGGGATCCTacagattttgatatttatgtGCTTGTGTTCCATAACTGCTGTG TTGTGTGGAGCAAAGTTATCAGAGGGTATATTTGCTGGTTCCTTCCTGTCAATGTCATCTACTGCAGTG GTGGTGAAATTTTTAGTTGAACAGAACAGTAATAATGCTCTGCACGGTCAAGTTACAATTGGAACACTTATTTTTCAG GATTGTGCTGTTGGTTTACTATTTGCACTGCTCCCAGTTTTGGGTGGCAGTAGTGGCCCTTTACAAGGAATGGTTTCAATGGGAAAGCT GCTGCTGGTTTTGTCGGTATATCTCATTGCTGCATCTATTTTCTCCTGGACATTTGTTCCCCGCTTTCTAAAACTAATGATACAACTATCATCTCAA aCAAATGAACTTTATCAGCTTGCTGCCGTTGCTTTCTGCTTATTATCTGCTTGG TGCAGTGATAAGCTGGGCCTTAGTCTTGAGTTGGGCTCATTTATTGCTGGAGTTATGATATCTACCACTGACTTTGCTCAACATACTTTAGACCAG GTGGAGCCAATTCGTAACCTGTTTGCAGCTCTCTTCCTTTCGAGTATTGGAATGCTTATAAATGTACATTTCCTATGGAACCATGTGGACATTTTGCTAGCATCTGTTATTCTGGTTATTGTTGTAAAGACTGGTGTCGCTACTATAGTTACCAAGTTGTTCGGGTATAGCATTAGGACATCATTCCTC GTTGGTGTATCGCTTGCCCAAATTGGAGAGTTTGCTTTTGTTCTTTTAAGTCGAGCCTCAAATCTTCATCTCGTAGAG GGAAAGATGTACCTGCTACTTCTTGGAACAACAGCTTTCAGTCTG GTAACAACTCCTCTTCTGTTCAAATTGATACCTAGTGTTATGAGCTTGGGAGTTCTTTTGCGTTTGTTCCCCTCAGAGAGCACCCCACGTGATGag GAGAAATCTTCCCTTATTGAAGTGCATAACAGAATATTGTGA
- the LOC123197775 gene encoding K(+) efflux antiporter 5-like isoform X2 — protein sequence MRRSRGMIHKRRSMGIGTRSFQLQDVFSLEQEQSDDATTLIDKKDNVFVMSNKKSKYPVLQVDLRLISDLVVIIVSAAIGGIIFSCLGQPVIVGYLLAGSLVGPGGLKFISEMVQVETFAQFGVVFLLFALGLEFSLAKLRAVGPVAVLGGILQILIFMCLCSITAVLCGAKLSEGIFAGSFLSMSSTAVVVKFLVEQNSNNALHGQVTIGTLIFQDCAVGLLFALLPVLGGSSGPLQGMVSMGKLLLVLSVYLIAASIFSWTFVPRFLKLMIQLSSQTNELYQLAAVAFCLLSAWCSDKLGLSLELGSFIAGVMISTTDFAQHTLDQVEPIRNLFAALFLSSIGMLINVHFLWNHVDILLASVILVIVVKTGVATIVTKLFGYSIRTSFLVGVSLAQIGEFAFVLLSRASNLHLVEGKMYLLLLGTTAFSLVTTPLLFKLIPSVMSLGVLLRLFPSESTPRDEEKSSLIEVHNRIL from the exons ATGAGAAGGTCAAGAGGAATGATACACAAGAGGCGAAGTATGGGAAT TGGGACACGGTCATTTCAACTTCAAGATGTTTTTTCCCTAGAACAAGAACAATCTGATGATGCAACAACATTGATTGACAAGAAG GATAATGTGTTTGTAATGTCAAACAAGAAATCTAAGTATCCAGTACTTCAAGTAGATTTGAG ATTAATTTCTGATTTGGTGGTTATCATAGTTTCTGCTGCCATTGGTGGAATTATCTTTTCATGTTTGGGACAACCG GTTATTGTGGGCTACCTTCTTGCGGGTTCACTTGTCGGACCAGGGGGGCTAAAATTCATTAGTGAAATGGTGCAG GTTGAAACTTTTGCACAGTTTGGAGTGGTGTTCCTTCTTTTTGCTTTGGGGCTAGAGTTTTCTTTGGCAAAG TTGAGAGCAGTGGGGCCTGTTGCTGTTCTTGGAGGGATCCTacagattttgatatttatgtGCTTGTGTTCCATAACTGCTGTG TTGTGTGGAGCAAAGTTATCAGAGGGTATATTTGCTGGTTCCTTCCTGTCAATGTCATCTACTGCAGTG GTGGTGAAATTTTTAGTTGAACAGAACAGTAATAATGCTCTGCACGGTCAAGTTACAATTGGAACACTTATTTTTCAG GATTGTGCTGTTGGTTTACTATTTGCACTGCTCCCAGTTTTGGGTGGCAGTAGTGGCCCTTTACAAGGAATGGTTTCAATGGGAAAGCT GCTGCTGGTTTTGTCGGTATATCTCATTGCTGCATCTATTTTCTCCTGGACATTTGTTCCCCGCTTTCTAAAACTAATGATACAACTATCATCTCAA aCAAATGAACTTTATCAGCTTGCTGCCGTTGCTTTCTGCTTATTATCTGCTTGG TGCAGTGATAAGCTGGGCCTTAGTCTTGAGTTGGGCTCATTTATTGCTGGAGTTATGATATCTACCACTGACTTTGCTCAACATACTTTAGACCAG GTGGAGCCAATTCGTAACCTGTTTGCAGCTCTCTTCCTTTCGAGTATTGGAATGCTTATAAATGTACATTTCCTATGGAACCATGTGGACATTTTGCTAGCATCTGTTATTCTGGTTATTGTTGTAAAGACTGGTGTCGCTACTATAGTTACCAAGTTGTTCGGGTATAGCATTAGGACATCATTCCTC GTTGGTGTATCGCTTGCCCAAATTGGAGAGTTTGCTTTTGTTCTTTTAAGTCGAGCCTCAAATCTTCATCTCGTAGAG GGAAAGATGTACCTGCTACTTCTTGGAACAACAGCTTTCAGTCTG GTAACAACTCCTCTTCTGTTCAAATTGATACCTAGTGTTATGAGCTTGGGAGTTCTTTTGCGTTTGTTCCCCTCAGAGAGCACCCCACGTGATGag GAGAAATCTTCCCTTATTGAAGTGCATAACAGAATATTGTGA
- the LOC123197776 gene encoding cysteine and histidine-rich domain-containing protein RAR1-like isoform X1, translated as MENQQRNEQVVKLQCQRIGCNAMFSEDDNPEDSCTYHASGPFFHDGMKEWSCCKRRSHDFSLFLEIPGCKTGKHTTEKPVLTKATPKPAVSVPSAAPMSTTSARELCPRCQQGFFCSDHGSQAKEPNHSVNIAPAESNVDVQVPPAPVKRIDLNQLQTCKNKGCGKTFKEKDNHETACSYHPGPAVFHDRMRGWKCCDIHVKEFDEFMDIPPCTKGWHDANPRS; from the exons ATGGAGAATCAGCAGCGAAACGAACAGGTGGTAAAACTTCAGTGTCAGCGAATTGGCTGTAACGCGATGTTTTCTGAAGATGATAATCCTGAAGATTCCTGCACTTACCATGCTTCC GGA CCTTTTTTTCATGATGGGATGAAAGAGTGGAGTTGTTGCAAGAGGAGAAGTCATGATTTTAGCTTGTTTTTAGAAATTCCAGG ATGTAAGACAGGTAAGCACACTACTGAGAAACCGGTGTTAACAAAAGCCACTCCAAAACCTGCAGTTTCTGTTCCTTCAGCTGCTCCTATGTCCACTACTTCAGCAAGAGAACTTTGCCCTAGATGTCAGCAGGGCTTCTTTTGTTCAGATCATG GTTCACAAGCCAAGGAACCGAACCATTCAGTCAATATAGCACCTGCTGAAAGCAATGTAGATGTTCAAGTGCCTCCTGCTCCAGTGAAGAGGATTGATCTAAACCAGCTGCAAACTTGCAAAAATAAGGGATGTGGTAAAACTTTCAAAGAAAAGGATAATCATGAGACTGCATGTAGTTACCATCCAGGGCCTGCTGTGTTTCATGACCGGATGCGAGGG tGGAAGTGCTGTGACATTCATGTGAAAGAATTTGACGAGTTCATGGATATTCCACCTTGCACCAAGGGGTGGCATGACGCCAATCCAAGATCCTGA
- the LOC123197776 gene encoding cysteine and histidine-rich domain-containing protein RAR1-like isoform X2 yields MKEWSCCKRRSHDFSLFLEIPGCKTGKHTTEKPVLTKATPKPAVSVPSAAPMSTTSARELCPRCQQGFFCSDHGSQAKEPNHSVNIAPAESNVDVQVPPAPVKRIDLNQLQTCKNKGCGKTFKEKDNHETACSYHPGPAVFHDRMRGWKCCDIHVKEFDEFMDIPPCTKGWHDANPRS; encoded by the exons ATGAAAGAGTGGAGTTGTTGCAAGAGGAGAAGTCATGATTTTAGCTTGTTTTTAGAAATTCCAGG ATGTAAGACAGGTAAGCACACTACTGAGAAACCGGTGTTAACAAAAGCCACTCCAAAACCTGCAGTTTCTGTTCCTTCAGCTGCTCCTATGTCCACTACTTCAGCAAGAGAACTTTGCCCTAGATGTCAGCAGGGCTTCTTTTGTTCAGATCATG GTTCACAAGCCAAGGAACCGAACCATTCAGTCAATATAGCACCTGCTGAAAGCAATGTAGATGTTCAAGTGCCTCCTGCTCCAGTGAAGAGGATTGATCTAAACCAGCTGCAAACTTGCAAAAATAAGGGATGTGGTAAAACTTTCAAAGAAAAGGATAATCATGAGACTGCATGTAGTTACCATCCAGGGCCTGCTGTGTTTCATGACCGGATGCGAGGG tGGAAGTGCTGTGACATTCATGTGAAAGAATTTGACGAGTTCATGGATATTCCACCTTGCACCAAGGGGTGGCATGACGCCAATCCAAGATCCTGA